CTCCCCGTCTGTGATGTCGGCCGCCAGGCTCAGAACCCGCGACCCTTCTGCGTTTCAGTCTAGCACACTCCGCTGAAATCGTCGAATTATCCCCCCACCTGTGGGGCCAGAGGTCCCCCGGGAGACATGGCCACCGCCCTGTAGGCGCAGCTCGCAGCTGCGCCTATGTCTCCGTCGCTTCACCCGCCTGAATCTGTGAAACCGTGCGGTCGGAGACCGCACCTACGGTTTGGTGACGGATCTGACAGAAGAATATGCCTTCATTCCCTATGCTGAATGTGGTATGATGGCAGGGAACGATGCCCCATTCGGGGGGGCGCCCTCGAATGAAATTGGTGGAAAGTGTTGGTAGGGAGTCGAAATATGCGCGCGTTTGTCCTGAGTGGTGGCGGAAATCTGGGTCCCCTTCAGGTGGGTGCGCTGCGGGCTCTGCTGGAACGGGACATCCGCCCCCAGATGCTGGTGGGCTGTTCGGCCGGCGCCCTCAACGCGGCGTTCCTGGCCCGGGAGCCCACCCTGGAACAGGTGGAACACCTGGCCGACATGTGGCGCCAGGTGACCCGACAGGATGTCTACCCCAACGGCCGGCTGAGCGTCCTCTGGCGCTTCCTGAGCGGCCAGGACAGCCTCTACGACAACCGCCGTTTCTATGCCTTCTTGCAGCGCATTGGCGTTAGCCCGGCCTGGACCTTCGGCCAGATCCAGGGCGCCAGGCTGTACGTCACGGCCACCAACCTCCGTACCGGCCAGCTCCATGTCTTTGGCGACGACCCCAACGACCGGGTTCTGGATGCCCTCATGGCCAGCACCGCCCTGACCCCGCTTCACCCGCCGTGGACAGTCAACGGCGAGCGGTACATTGACGGCGGAACGGTGACCCCTCTGCCCCTGCGGGTGGCCCTGGAGCGCGGGGTGCGGGAGATCTACTCCCTGCACATCGTCAGCGCACGGGAGGAAGAAGAAGAGCCCGGCCTGGTGCGCGGCGTGGTGGGGCTGCTCCGGCGCAGCGTGGCCACCATGTTACGCCTCCAGGCCCAACACGACCTGCTGCTGACAGAAGAGCGCCAGGGGAAGATTCGCCTGCACCACATCCGGCTCTCCACGCCCAACCCGCCCAAGGCCACCGACTTCAGCGGTGAGGAAGAGATGTTCGACCTGGGGTATCGGCAGGCGGTGGCCTACCTGGAGCAGCGGGCAGGAGCGTCCACTGTCTCCGGCCGTGGGAGCAGCGTCTGGTGGCGCCGCCTGGCCGAAGCCGTCGGCATCCCCAGGCGGATGGAGATACCCCCGCCGGAGCGGCAAGTGGCCGGTCAGGAAGCGCTTCCGCCCTGCTGATCCCGGGCACACTGGGGACAGTGGCGGGGATCTTCCAGCTCGATGAGGTGCTTGCCGCACACGGCAAAGGTCACCTCCACCCGCTGGCGCAGAAATTTCCGCCGCACCTCTGCTTCCAGCATCAGGTCCGGGCAGTTGGTTTCGATGAGGATCTTGGGCACCGGGCAGGTGTTACACAGGGAGCGGTGCCAGGGGTAGGGGTTATTGGGATTGGCCGCCAGCAGGCGGCATTCCTCCTTGTTTTTTCCTCGAAAATAGTCACCGTAAAAGTATCGACAGTTGACCGGTTTATTCATGGATTTTTAGCACAGAGACAGGGCGGCGCCACGTCCGCAGCCCCAGTCGCGGAGTTGCGAACGTGGCCCCATGTCTGAAAAAAAAAGACCGCCAGCTTCGGGCCAGCGGTCTTGCCTTCCCGGACGGCCAGGACCCGATCCGCCTCAGTACAGTCTGGCGTAAATACCACGGCAGAAATTCCGGGTGCCCTCTGGGCGCACTACCTCTGGCGGAAACCATCGGCGAATTTCTGCCGGGATTTACTCAGTTCTTCCAGAAGGGTGATTCATCGTCGTCTGGGTAGTCCGGATAGTCCGGGTAGTCCCAGTCGGCGTTCATGAGGCTTTCCGGGTCGATGAAGAGCCGGTTGGCCAGCTCCTCTTTACGTTGCTGCTGTTCCGGCAGCAGGCGGCCGAATTCATATTCCAGGCTGATCAGGGTTTCCAGCTCCGCTTCCAGCAGGTGATAGTCCTCGTGGGAAAGGGGCACGCCGGGCCGCCGGGCTGCGTGGAAGTTGCTCACATACTCCTCGTAGACCGGGCAGGTGTCGGCGTCGGCCTGGGCCTCGTCCTGGAAATCCCGGTAGTCCTGGAAGTCGCTGTCCAACTCATCCACCAGATCTTCCAGCGCGTCCACCGCGGCGATCCAGTCCTCGTCGGTCTCCAGATTTTCCTCGGCCGGTTGGCGGCTATAGGTGACGCCGGGCAGGCGGCCTGCACTGTTGGGCGCCACCTCCCGGAAGTCCCGATCTTCCTCCAGCCCGGAGAGATCCAGGGTGTAGCCCATGTCCTGGGTCAGGCGCAGCATGCTGTATTCCTGGAGGACGTAGTGCAGGTCGTCGGGCGGCGTTGGGTCGCTGTAGCACCCCCGCCCGATGAGCCGGGCGGCCAGTTCCCAGGTGGGCATGGCCAGGCGGGTGCGGCGATCCTCGGCCACGATCTCCTCGGCCAGCAGGGCCAGCTGGATGTTTCGGTGTTGAATGGCCTGCTCGTCCCGGCTCTCGCTGGGCTGCAGGCGCATGGTGTAGTGGCCGGCGATGCTGTCCACCACGCCGATGATGATGTCGTCCCGGCTCTGGCCTCCCTGTTCCTCGATCCAGGCCACAAAGTCGCTGCCCAGCCGGAGGGACCAGGTCTTGTGCTCGATGGCAGCCACG
Above is a window of Litorilinea aerophila DNA encoding:
- a CDS encoding patatin-like phospholipase family protein translates to MRAFVLSGGGNLGPLQVGALRALLERDIRPQMLVGCSAGALNAAFLAREPTLEQVEHLADMWRQVTRQDVYPNGRLSVLWRFLSGQDSLYDNRRFYAFLQRIGVSPAWTFGQIQGARLYVTATNLRTGQLHVFGDDPNDRVLDALMASTALTPLHPPWTVNGERYIDGGTVTPLPLRVALERGVREIYSLHIVSAREEEEEPGLVRGVVGLLRRSVATMLRLQAQHDLLLTEERQGKIRLHHIRLSTPNPPKATDFSGEEEMFDLGYRQAVAYLEQRAGASTVSGRGSSVWWRRLAEAVGIPRRMEIPPPERQVAGQEALPPC